A segment of the Manihot esculenta cultivar AM560-2 chromosome 13, M.esculenta_v8, whole genome shotgun sequence genome:
ACAAGACCTTACCTTGGTGGGCCAACGATGCCGTCGATGATAACATGGGCGATGTGCACTCCCAGAGGCTGAAACTCCCTGGCTAAGCATTGTGATAGAGCTCTCAAAGCAAATTTTCCACAGCCTGTTCTTGAAAAGGAGGGGAAAAAAATAACATTATTATTTGTTAGACaaaagggttttttttttttccaaggtGAATCTTTTTTAACATTCAATTTTGGATTCACTCATTAAGATTTTTTTACATAGGTCAGAGAAACCAGCAATGCCGTGTAGAGAAGCTGAACATCCAGTGAATAGAATTGTCCCCTTTCCTCTCTCCACCATGCCTGGAATTACCTGCACAGTTTCCATACATAAAATACccaagaaataaaatattaattatctgAAACCTATGAGATTTAAGAGGGAAAagttgaaagaaaatgagagaaaataccTGCTGGGAGCAAAGAAAGGCACCCACGGAGGATACAGCAAGGGACTTCTCGAAGGAATCGATACGAATATCAGTGAAACTTGTAGGGAGCCAAGAACATGGTTGATATGCATTGTAGATGAGAACTTCTACAAATCCAAGTGAAAGAACACCTTCAAATGCTTCTCTTACACTTCTCGGGTCTGAGCAGTCTATCCTTATTGCAAACACTTGCGCCTTCTCTTCTCTCGCTATCTCATCTGCAAATCTTGATAATCTCCCTGCAAAATCACTCTTAATTAGCCCTAAAAACACACCTTAATATGAactcaagctcctttttcttttccccatgaagaaaaagagataacagaaaaaaaaaaaaaaagaaaaggaaggaggagaagaaataATCAAAACCCACCACCAATCTCAATCTGTAATTAGCCTTATATGCTTGTTTAGTTTATTCTACTAAAGAATTTGAGTGGTGTGGGGATAGGAGATTGATTACCTAAGTCTCGGGAAAGGATGGCAACAGTGTAGCCTTCATGGGCGAATTTCCGAGCAATGGATCGACCGAGCTTCGGACCAACGCCTACAATGGCAGCAATGCCTTTTGGGTTGGCGGAGCTAACCATGCTCCGCATCTTGGCTGAACAAAATTTGCTTTCTTGTTGTGTGACTCAATGAAATAATGCGAGCTTCCAGAAAGAACCCAAAATTCTTGAATAGTTGCAGGGATATTTAGATTTTcctggagaagaaaagcaaatgatttatggaaagaaaaagaaagatagAGAATGATAAGATGGGACAGAGTCCAACTACTGTAGTTCTACAGTAACAATCTTCTAGTTCTTGGTAGCCATCTAAGTGGCTGCCTCCTTGTCAATGGGCATTTTTGTTGCCTCCTCCTAAAttataatctctctctttcaTTTTCCACAAGTAATTTCTTTCATGAAACTATCAACTTGTCATGGCTTAAGATTTTGGCCTTCTCCATGGAAAATTATATGATTCTTCCAGGTTTCTCCTTTGATGTTGGtggttgaaaaatattaaagagaaattgcatatatatatagttttagaaaaacttattatttatttagattttaatttcaCCATGCATATACTTGCATATACtgcagtatatatatatatattttttttctttctttctttctttttaacatCCTGCATGAGAGAAAGAAGGTAGTGAAGCTCGATCCCGAAATCTCAAGATCAAACTCTATGCAGGTGAACTATGCAgtatcaattcattctctcctatGCTATTGCAAGCTTATATTCCTGAGGTGGGGAAACGCTGATGATTTCATGCAGTAATTATGGAATGAGCAAAAGAATTTTCACTGGTTTAGAAACAGAAAAGGGCATAAAAAATGATTAAGCAATCATGATTTGAGAGATTTCAGTTTGTGTGGAGGAATAAGAGGCAACTTGCCTTTGGGATTGGCAACGGCTGTGATGGGCCCAGGTTTTCTCATTTCCGTTCCCGTCTCATTCACCATTAATATTGCACTCAAATCCTATAGTCGGcattgtttaaattattatgttaaaaaaatatttaaataaaaattcttttttataccatgtatttttattttacattttatttttttattagttcacCAGATTTTATAGATTCTCTTTGTCTTTCCTTATCCACACTATTAATTATAAGACATTTAACTCAATGTTGCTCCAGTTGTTTtgacaattataaaatttaaaacttaattagttcttagaaagaaaaaaaagttctcccatattattaattttttttattaaaacatatTTTTCGTCTCCatatcttttttaaataaaaaaaaaaatcttcttcTTCACTTTTCGGTTGAGGCataaagttttattttgttgattttaCATATTATAGATTGAATGAAGAGGCCTCGGCTTGATTTGTTGTATGTTTTACACAGATTTCTCTATTGGCAAACATCTTAAGGATATTGATAGTGTGGCGATGATGGCTTTTAATCCCTTGTAGTTAGACCATACTGAAAATCCTTGAGGTCTGCCATGTCGTTACTAGTGAGGTACTCTTATATTTTCCTGCTAGATCTGGCTGACTTTATGACATGTTTTCTGATTATAACCCCACAATGTgtacatttttataatttaattttgtgcATTACAATttacaaagaaaagaaaataatgtaaGAAATGAGATAAGGACTCTGTGTATGAAGTGATGATGAGGGGTGAAGTTACTGTTTAGTATTAAAAGTAGAGATTCAATCATTAAGTGTGGGACCAAAACAATGTGGAACCCCTTTCTCAAACTTCTTCATAGGCCCATCTAATTATTAAATGTTTGGATTCCACCATTCTCGGCACCAGAACGTGTGCTGTTCTTAACCTTTGatcccttttctttcttttatccgGCATTTTAGCTATTTGATTAGCAGttgattattttaattgctattaacgattaattatttataaaatatacaaaataagAGTGTTCGATATAAAATAAGTATTAGATTATttgttaaatataaaatgataataaaatatatgaataaatatgtaaatttaaaaaaaaaaaaaaggatataaGTGTAAGAAAAATATATCTTGTGATTGCCGATCACTAACGTGACGGAGAGTAGCTTTTCAATATTATTAGTTCAACCATCAAATACTATAGTAGTTAtcgaataataaataataaaaaatagtgtTTTGACTCTACCTAAACACCAAATATTACTTATGTGGTTGAAAATAGAGATGAATGGTGATTAGTCAATatgtaaaagagaaaaaagtgaGATGGTTGGAGCCTATAAGGCAACCACTCCGATGCTCAAATCAGTAAATTGATAGAATGAGCGAATGTAATAAAttgttttgaatttaaaatgagTGTGTTACAATGTGTACTTTGGTATCTATGCATAttagcttttatattgtaagaaaataAAGTTGGTTATTAAATTTTCTGAAAATTCGACTGGTACCGACTAGTGAACAAAGAATCCCGCTTTTGTAGGTGTAGTGAGGATCTCCTAGATTATATCCGCTAGATTATATCCGCTAAAGGTAACTTTCCATGAACACTCGGCCTACTCGAGAGAGGATGAGTCTGGGTGAAAAACCGAGCGCTACGGTGTATGGATCTCCCTTTCTATTGGAGAACTACGTATCAACTTATCAGACCCTTGCTACATGGCCCTAACTTATGATGACAGTTCATAACTTACTTTAAGCGATTATTATGTCGCATCAGAGGTCCCATCACTAGTCTTCGATTCTTAAGGTTTGAAGTTTACAGTTGCTTCCATGGTCTGGTACATGTGGCACACGTGTATTGGCTCTCCATACCCATGTCCTTTCGCTTTTTCTGTGAATAAATGTCAATTGTCTCGCTTTTCGAGCTGCATTCATACCAGCTGTTGGCATAATCCGtatataaaacttttcttcttctccgATTACTACTTTTGCTCGTATCGCTTTCTAATTCTCTCAAAAGACTTGACCTATTCAGTCTCAAAGCTCCTCCTTTTTTAAGATAACTTTTGTTTCATTTTTCACTTtcccaaaagaaaaaaatgaatgtCTACTTCGTTGTCTTCTTCCGGTGGAAGTTCCACCTCGAGCTCTTCCTCCGACGGCCCCATTCGTGCTCTTGCTCCCATCGCTCCATTAAGGGTGATTCATGAAAACAATGGTCTTCTGGTGAATGACATCCCGTCCATGTTGACTGAGAAGGATGTGGATCGCCTATATAACCTCTATCAGATCCCCATAGGccttttttgagtttatggaccTAGGTGCCTCCATGTCTTGGATGGCTTTAATTTTCTTCATATTTGCTTTTATGCCTTTTTCAGAAATTATATACCCTAGAAACTTCCCCATCTTTACCCCAAAGGTATATTTCTAAGGATTAAGCTTCATAACTGCCTTATTAAGAACATCAAAAACTATTTGAATATCACCTGGGTGATTTTCTAAGGATCAGCTTTTTACTATCATATCatctatgtaatacccggctagattccggtatcggaatccctaccttccggtggaatctccggtggaatctccgttggaatatggaattttgatgatgccagagtcttctagaggggtaaaatgtgatttttaaaatgatttttactgatttcatggttttaaatgaaaaagatttgagttttgaaaagaatagaccaaggaggtttttgccaggttcggccgccgaaagtgaagttcggccgccgaacatgagtttgttttgggagcgcttttggcctccgaaagctatgtttgaacaaaccaggttcggccgccgaacctcaagttcggccgccgaacctcaagttcggccgtcgaacatgggggtgttttgcatgcacgttaggccgtcgaaggaggtttggctggccacctataaaagcccctcaggccgaaaatgggcgagttttctccccattctcgagcttaggtgtgttcatgtcctcctttggtcattttcatgttttttcttcatctccttcatatttttatgagttccatggttgttttgaagagttttgaagcttagatcaaagttttgggagcttggagacctaaggagtagtttcctcccaactccaagttagagctcgcacaaaccttcgatcttcaagaggtaagtgtggatctatgctttcctttacgtttcatgaagttttaagtgagttttaagaggttttgatggttgagtgtggatatgtttgatcatgtttgggattataccagctgtacaggatgcatagtaggcttgctacgggtcccggcggccttatgctgatctggatcctagcgccggtagcgctccaattttcgggtcgttacagaatggtatcagagccctaggttcacatggtcagacctatagtgtaatacccggctagactccggtatcggaattcctaccgtccggtggaatctcggatgtcggagacctctagaagggtagaaccatgttttcataaaatgttttcatgtttttaatggttttaaagtatgaaattaaatgagtttttgcatgaaaatagcattggaggaaaacccaggttcggccgccgaaagtcaagttcggccgccgaacatgcatgcgttttgaaggcacgttaggcccccgaaagcatgagttagggaagtccaggttcggccgccgaaagtcaagttcggccgccgaacattgcatggatgcggaggcacattcggcccccgaacgtggcctggccagccactataaaagggacccttagccgaaatgggcgaggttttctcccattttcggccacagcaagcttccgaccttccctttgcaaatctagtgttcttcctccaaatctcttccattttccttgagttttaaactcacattgaaggttttgagcttttaaaccaagttttggagctttgggaactcaggagctcattttcgtggatctccaagtttaggtcgtctccctctcgatcttcaagaggtaagagccgatcttaagctcctcatgtgttttaagtaagttttaagtgattttatggggtagaatggcatgtatagggttatatgagtttttaaacaaatgttaggttttatgtgatttatgaacaatgtggcgtgtttgagtatgcttgaagtgttgtagttggggtatttgatgttttgaggcccctaggatcttgtatgcatgttttaagtgaagtttatgcatgatttgtggatttgggaggcaggaggttcatgtgaaccaagtttctgcccgtttggcagaaaccaggttcggcagccgaaggaagtttcggccgccgaacccctcttgtggaggcagcattcggctgccgaagttgcccccgaaaagagactttcgtctctgtctggcactttcggccgccgaaggtgccgccgaacctacctgagtttcgtctctgtccaggactttcggccgccgaaggtgccgccgaaagtgccctgttcagccatttcatgcataattttgtgtgatgtttccatgatgttttaggggttttttttttggggaatgtattagagttatgtttatgtatgtttggtccctcattggagtccacctgtgtaggttcggacccgaggaaccaaggaccccagcagtgagccagctgctacagagttgtcagagtcagccagaggtgagtggaactaaacttaactttttaattaagaaatgaaatgcttttatcatgcttcatgcatcatgatcatattataggttgtttgcattagaattcacgaatatgccgcattgtattgttgtgatagatgatagtggatggacattaggatgattcattagccttctatatacgaagacctgtggtgcccataatagggccgggcaatacgaagtcctgtggtgcccataataggccgggcaataactccgagtacgaagacctgtggtgcccataatagggccgggcaatacgaagtcctgtggtgcccataatagggccgggcatggagttgagggatttttgaattagtccatccgtggtgtgatttgtttgtgcagtgacgcatttcatgatagcatgttttaaatattctttttatagttctactcactgggcatctagctcacccctctcccctaacccccaggtttgcaggtacgggatagatagagaagacaagaagaaaaagtcatatgtatgtaatagttagtttgtggacatgacaattgtattatgatgaattgtaaaatattcaggatgttatgtaatgaggtcattgaggatagagttgtgcttgaccataatatattgttaatcccttttgtatatacatgatcctatgttatgatgttttgtgtaaactaactcaacacaggttgttttgcctttgaggcttgatgagatcccacagagggactatgttatgtatatgttcagagtatgcacaggttgagttagttgatgacagtatgtatgaagaaaagtttaaagttttatgcatgttgttgatcatgtatgggattatacaggtttacaggttttatgtcaggcttgctacgggtcccggcggccttaagtcgacccggatcctagcgccggtagcggtccgattttcggggcgttacagagtggtatcagagccctaggttcataggatcggacctaaagtgtcgggctcatagatgttatagaaggtcaagcacaataggaaggtcatgtccactaggataggatgtggagtcctgtcttgcatgatgatgtgaaatgccatgataatatgcatgtgcattaatgatatgctatgctatgtgatgtatatgtgatgagggttcatgtgtgcccacatgaaccatatgatgctaatgtttgctagttatgagctgtttttcagagaataggatgagaggaactcgtcgatctgcgcgattgactggagtgccacctgaggatgagggcacgagcgcccttcctcctacattgcctagggcaatgtcttgtagagccaacagagagagagtgtcaagggaccctagaaggtcttttgatgctagcagaagggggacagatagaggaggaagttcttcagatgtgagggaggttatggaagaggatcagaggagggatgggaacttggatgtgagcatgcaggaagaagggacaggggaatctcagggaggcgttcaggcctcggggtatggttttccaccccattatccccccttcccacagggttcagggtatccgatgggaggtacatcggattactccagctttcacccctaccctacctacatgccctatccacctttctatccaccttacgcacagtacccagcttatccaccctcacccttctatccaaacccggcaaaccccacctcggggaatgctgcacctccaccacctacagaaccagcagccccagttactcaacctcctagacctagctcagttgatgggagcaaggtaaagatgacagactacctcaagctagatgctcccaaatacaagtcaggggatgacccctttgagtatctgagagtggtgaagactataactgatgagctaggggcaagtgacagcagggccatccagatggcagggttcactttaaagtgcaagaaggcacgggaatggttcaagtgttatgtggacccgagaatagacggtatgacatgggaggaatttgcgaatgagttcgctggatgggcttttccagacagttctagagaactgaaaatgattgagtttgagcaactgaggcagtcagagcacatgagtgtagaggagttcacggataaattcttggagctattgcctttttcagggcaagctctagattcagatacgaagaaagccaagaaatatgttatgaagctgcattccaggtactcctcgttggttcagtcagctgagagagaaagtttccacactgtggtggatatggctcgaagaatggaggcaagtgctatagttgaggggtcagtgaagcaatcagtgacccagtcttcaggggtaaagaccccaggcagaggaggaccaggtttctcttctcagagctcaggtaagaagaggtgggatagcaccaccaagaagccgaagaagaataagttttggaacaagttgaaattcggtctgggatttggcggtggctcgagctcaggctcagatggtacagaatgccagagatgtggaagaccacacaagggagtgtgtcgagctgggactaatgcatgtttcagatgtggacaggagggacacatagctcgggattatcctagagcgccttttatgggccagccccagcagacagcttctggtagtgtggcacagccagcagttccagccccaactcagggcagtggcagaggtagagggagaggagcagcctcttcttctggttcccgaggtgaaggtccatcagctccagccaggatcttcaccatgactcagcaggaggctaacacatccaacaccgtggtgtcaggtaatctcgtcattgggtgttctgatgtgtatgcattaatggacccaggtgcatctcattcatttattactccgagagccgttgagaggttgggtctgatagtctctgggttagagtgtcccctatgggtcagtggacccaagtgtgacccgtcagtggcagtgtcagtctgccagtacagtccagtttttattgagggaagatgcctctccgccgaccttgtggttctagatttgacagactttgacgtcattctagggatggattggctatctatccatggtgctaccttggacttcagggacaaggtagtcaggttcagagatcagaacgggtcagaggtcgtcttcagaggagacaaaaggggtacacctagaggtctgatatcagctcttcaggctcgtaggttgcttaggaagggatgtcaggggtacttagctcatgtgagagagctagacagtcaggtcagggagccggcctcggtgccagttgtcagagagtttcaggatgtctttcctgatgagcttccaggattaccacctgctagggagatagagttcgagatagagttggtgcctggaactagaccgatctctatccctccctacaggatggctccagtcgagttaaaggagttgaaagagcaattgcaagagctggtagaaaggggtttcatccgacagagtacctcaccttggggtgctccggtcttgtttgtgaggaagaaggatggatcccttagactttgtatcgactacaggcagttgaacaaagtcactaccaagaataggtacccattgcctaggatcgatgatctattcgaccagctagccggagcgggttgtttctccaaaatagatctaagatcggggtaccatcagctaaggataagggatgaagatgtgccaaagacggctttcaggaccagatatgggcattttgagttccttgtgatgccgttcgggttaactaacgcccctgcagcattcatggatctcatgaacagagtgtttagccagtacctggatcactttgttattgtcttcatagatgatatcttggtgtattccaagaatgcagaggagcatgcccatcatctgcggttggtcttgcagactttgagggaacatggcttgtatgccaaattctctaaatgtgagttctggctgaggagcatttcgttcttgggacatgtagtgtcagagaatggtattgaggtaga
Coding sequences within it:
- the LOC110629400 gene encoding 3-ketodihydrosphingosine reductase, which translates into the protein MRSMVSSANPKGIAAIVGVGPKLGRSIARKFAHEGYTVAILSRDLGRLSRFADEIAREEKAQVFAIRIDCSDPRSVREAFEGVLSLGFVEVLIYNAYQPCSWLPTSFTDIRIDSFEKSLAVSSVGAFLCSQQVIPGMVERGKGTILFTGCSASLHGIAGFSDLCCGKFALRALSQCLAREFQPLGVHIAHVIIDGIVGPPRGPSSSQRTLMGEQQQQQSIGGEGVMDPDSLAQTYWHLHVQDRTAWTQEIDLRPSNSIPRFC